A window of the Halopseudomonas phragmitis genome harbors these coding sequences:
- a CDS encoding c-type cytochrome, translating to MNKLLVSLVLSLGVAGAAHANQGDAEAGQGKVAMCAACHGPDGNSPMPNFPKLAGQGERYLLKQMIDIKEGRRPVLEMTGMLTGFDEQDLRDIAAFYNSQSPSLGVADAELAERGEAIFRGGNLETGLPACIGCHSPTGKGNDPAGYPRLAGQHAAYTAKQLTDFREGDRVNDGDTEVMRTIASRLSNKDIEAVSNYIQGLR from the coding sequence ATGAACAAACTACTCGTCAGTCTGGTGTTATCCCTCGGTGTGGCCGGTGCGGCCCATGCAAACCAGGGCGACGCTGAAGCCGGTCAGGGCAAGGTTGCCATGTGTGCTGCCTGTCACGGCCCCGACGGCAACAGCCCCATGCCGAACTTCCCCAAGCTTGCTGGTCAGGGCGAACGCTACCTGCTCAAGCAGATGATCGACATCAAGGAAGGCCGTCGTCCGGTGCTGGAAATGACCGGCATGCTGACCGGTTTCGACGAGCAGGATCTGCGTGACATCGCTGCCTTCTACAACAGCCAGTCGCCGAGTCTGGGCGTTGCCGACGCTGAGTTGGCCGAGCGTGGCGAGGCTATTTTCCGCGGCGGCAATCTGGAAACTGGTCTGCCGGCCTGTATCGGTTGCCACTCTCCGACCGGCAAAGGCAACGATCCGGCCGGTTATCCGCGTCTGGCCGGCCAGCATGCGGCCTATACCGCCAAGCAGCTGACCGATTTCCGTGAAGGTGACCGGGTCAATGACGGTGATACCGAAGTCATGCGGACCATCGCCAGTCGCCTGAGCAACAAGGATATCGAAGCGGTATCCAACTATATCCAGGGCCTGCGTTAA
- a CDS encoding endonuclease/exonuclease/phosphatase family protein, which yields MLAATNVPWRRVTHGHALPAELRTNPHCPCEGQPLPEVLKLLSFNIQVGINTQRYHHYLTKSWQHLLPHAGRQNTLRQIAQLLSEFDLVALQEVDGGSLRSGYVNQVEHLAKESQFPYWYQQLNRNLGRFAQHSNGLLSRFAPKLVEDHKLPGMLPGRGAILTRFGQGDEQLLVVMMHLALSTRTRASQLAYIRERISDFKHVVLMGDMNTHAIDLLEHSPLRGSGLHTASLPGTYPSWKPARVLDHILLSSSLDIEQVDVLPQAISDHLPVAMHIRLPDSLRHA from the coding sequence ATGCTGGCCGCAACTAATGTTCCCTGGCGCCGCGTGACCCATGGTCACGCCCTGCCCGCAGAGCTGCGTACCAATCCGCATTGCCCCTGTGAGGGGCAGCCGTTGCCCGAGGTGTTGAAACTGCTCAGCTTCAATATCCAGGTCGGCATCAATACCCAGCGTTATCACCACTACCTGACCAAAAGCTGGCAGCATCTGCTGCCGCATGCCGGGCGTCAGAACACCTTGCGCCAGATCGCTCAGTTGCTCAGCGAGTTCGATCTGGTGGCCCTGCAGGAAGTCGATGGTGGCAGCCTGCGTTCTGGTTACGTCAACCAGGTTGAGCATTTGGCCAAGGAAAGCCAGTTCCCCTACTGGTACCAGCAGCTTAACCGCAATCTCGGGCGTTTTGCCCAGCACTCCAATGGCCTGCTCAGCCGTTTCGCCCCAAAACTGGTAGAAGATCACAAGCTGCCGGGCATGCTGCCTGGACGCGGAGCGATCCTGACCCGTTTCGGTCAGGGTGATGAACAGTTGCTGGTGGTGATGATGCATCTGGCGCTCAGCACCCGAACCCGAGCCAGTCAGTTGGCCTATATCCGAGAACGGATAAGCGATTTCAAACATGTGGTGCTGATGGGTGACATGAACACCCATGCCATTGATCTGCTGGAACATTCGCCGCTGCGTGGCAGTGGCCTGCATACCGCCAGCCTGCCCGGTACCTACCCGAGCTGGAAACCCGCCCGGGTGCTTGATCACATTCTGCTCAGCTCTAGTCTGGATATCGAACAGGTCGATGTGTTGCCCCAGGCAATTTCCGATCATCTGCCGGTGGCCATGCACATTCGTCTGCCCGATAGCCTGCGCCACGCCTAG
- a CDS encoding nucleoside recognition domain-containing protein, translating into MLNGIWLSFFLAAFVAALWQWLGLGDAEVFSRLVAALFDMARLSVEIVLVLVGTMTLWLGFLAIAEKAGLISLLARLLNPLFRRLMPEVPSGHPAAGHITMNFAANVLGLDNAATPIGLKAMHALQSLNPSKDTASNAQILFLVLNTSSLTLLPVTIFMYRAQQGAADPTAVFLPILLATTASSLVGLLSVALIQRLKLWDPVVLAYLGAGALALGLLLTSLAGMSAQALAATSTLVGNLTLFGIIIAFLGIAALRKVNVYDTFIEGAKEGFSFTVSLLPYLVAMLVAVGALRASGVLDTGLDGIRWLTEALGWDTRFIDALPTAFIKPLSGSGARAMMIETMNTFGVDSFPALLAATMQGSTETTFYVLAVYFGAVGIRRIRHGLGCALLADLAGMLTAIGVCYWFFG; encoded by the coding sequence ATGCTCAATGGAATCTGGCTGAGTTTTTTCCTCGCCGCGTTCGTCGCCGCACTGTGGCAGTGGCTGGGGCTTGGCGATGCCGAGGTATTCAGCCGTCTGGTCGCGGCCTTGTTCGACATGGCCAGGCTCAGTGTTGAGATTGTGCTGGTGCTGGTCGGCACCATGACCCTGTGGCTGGGCTTTCTGGCGATTGCCGAAAAGGCCGGGCTGATCAGCCTGCTGGCGCGCCTGCTGAATCCGCTGTTTCGCCGGCTGATGCCGGAGGTGCCCAGTGGTCATCCGGCCGCAGGGCACATCACCATGAATTTTGCCGCCAATGTGCTGGGCCTGGACAACGCCGCCACCCCGATCGGGCTCAAGGCCATGCATGCACTGCAGAGTCTGAACCCGAGCAAGGATACCGCCAGCAACGCGCAGATCCTGTTTCTGGTGCTTAATACCTCGTCGCTGACCCTGCTGCCGGTGACCATCTTCATGTATCGGGCCCAGCAGGGCGCCGCCGATCCGACCGCGGTATTCTTGCCGATTCTGCTGGCCACTACCGCCTCCAGTCTGGTCGGGCTGCTTAGTGTCGCGCTGATCCAGCGACTGAAGCTCTGGGATCCGGTGGTGTTGGCCTATCTGGGCGCCGGTGCACTGGCGCTCGGGCTGCTGCTGACCAGCCTGGCCGGGATGTCGGCTCAGGCGCTGGCCGCAACTTCGACCCTGGTCGGCAACCTGACCCTGTTCGGCATCATCATTGCCTTTCTCGGTATTGCCGCGCTGCGCAAGGTCAATGTCTATGACACCTTCATTGAAGGGGCCAAGGAAGGCTTCAGCTTCACCGTATCCCTGCTGCCCTATCTGGTTGCCATGCTGGTGGCGGTCGGCGCCCTGCGCGCCAGCGGGGTGCTCGACACCGGGCTGGATGGCATCCGCTGGCTGACCGAGGCGCTGGGCTGGGATACCCGCTTCATTGATGCCCTGCCGACCGCCTTCATCAAGCCGCTGTCCGGTAGCGGCGCGCGGGCGATGATGATCGAAACCATGAACACCTTCGGGGTCGACAGCTTCCCGGCACTGCTGGCCGCGACCATGCAGGGCAGCACCGAAACCACCTTCTACGTACTGGCGGTGTATTTTGGGGCGGTTGGCATCCGCCGTATCCGCCACGGGCTGGGCTGTGCCCTGCTGGCTGACCTGGCCGGGATGCTGACCGCGATCGGCGTGTGTTACTGGTTTTTCGGCTGA
- the yihA gene encoding ribosome biogenesis GTP-binding protein YihA/YsxC, translated as MSSATPLVTLCQRAHFIKSASQVDQCPPDQGYEVAFAGRSNAGKSSALNTLTHARLARTSKTPGRTQLINFFGLDEQRRLVDLPGYGYAKVPLALKEHWQQHLDAYLTGRQCLAGVVLVMDIRHPLSEFDQMMLEWANLAGLPAHILLSKADKLTFGAAKNSLLKVQSTIRKEFGNRASVQLFSAPKRQGLDEAYAVLESWLFPVDEAQGQEQ; from the coding sequence ATGTCTTCTGCAACACCCCTTGTAACACTTTGTCAGCGTGCCCACTTCATCAAAAGTGCCAGCCAGGTTGACCAGTGCCCGCCCGATCAGGGTTATGAAGTCGCCTTCGCCGGGCGTTCCAACGCTGGCAAGTCCAGCGCCCTGAATACCCTGACCCATGCCCGTTTAGCGCGCACCTCGAAGACGCCGGGACGCACCCAGTTGATCAACTTCTTCGGTCTCGATGAGCAGCGGCGACTGGTCGATTTGCCCGGCTACGGCTACGCCAAGGTGCCACTGGCGCTCAAGGAGCACTGGCAGCAGCATCTGGATGCCTACCTGACCGGGCGTCAGTGCCTGGCCGGCGTGGTGCTGGTGATGGATATTCGTCATCCGCTGTCGGAGTTTGACCAGATGATGCTGGAGTGGGCCAACCTGGCCGGGCTACCAGCCCATATCCTGCTGAGCAAGGCCGACAAGCTGACTTTCGGTGCAGCCAAGAATAGCCTACTCAAAGTCCAGAGCACTATCCGCAAGGAATTTGGCAACCGCGCCAGCGTCCAGCTGTTCTCGGCACCCAAGCGCCAGGGTCTGGATGAGGCCTATGCCGTATTGGAAAGCTGGCTGTTTCCCGTCGACGAAGCTCAGGGCCAGGAACAGTAG
- a CDS encoding GGDEF domain-containing protein has protein sequence MSDTRNSRRQNGHDAFETTDQEELLKRGLVRVSIAADGVDPLLDRQLKELRSALRSDAPPFKLADLMPDLEHAVLTADSARQNNLQRISLNLRQLAEQLQELDPPKDAAKTLRQLLKRLDKPIEYASKIPDLLDDLVDVQGQALNPNQEMSAPGLWTRLFGRATDQAEEPEQQPAQSNGEIVQVPGNLAGEEHNYSAIAANIEGILLNLLSELQVVDAQVSQAERLREQVTRGLNWYELAAVLDELGLLILSAQNERQADFERYLQQLNKRLAQFQGNLEAAHDAYNNTLEAGRALEGAIRNQVEDLHDDVRDASDLDALKANVEAKLDALLSNVDQARHLREQHEQEVAERLQVMVERIKVMEVEAQTFRKHLEEQRERAMVDSLTGLPNRAGLQKRMEEEFDRWQRYGGQLLLAVLDVDHFKSINDNFGHLAGDKVLRLIAQQLSRRLRKTDFIGRFGGEEFVLLMPGTSSAQGHVVLEELRSGIEACPFHFKSERVPITISLGYTEFRADDSLDEVFDRADRAMYRAKDDGRNRLICAD, from the coding sequence ATGTCCGATACCCGAAACAGCCGACGACAAAACGGGCACGATGCCTTTGAGACCACCGATCAGGAAGAGCTGCTCAAGCGTGGGCTGGTGAGGGTCAGTATTGCCGCAGATGGCGTGGATCCGCTGCTGGATCGTCAGCTCAAGGAGCTGCGCAGCGCCCTGCGTAGTGACGCCCCGCCGTTTAAACTGGCCGACCTGATGCCTGACCTGGAGCATGCGGTGTTGACCGCCGACAGTGCCCGGCAGAACAACCTGCAGCGTATCAGCCTCAACCTCAGGCAATTGGCCGAGCAGCTTCAGGAGCTGGATCCGCCCAAGGACGCGGCCAAGACCTTGCGTCAGTTGCTCAAGCGGCTGGACAAGCCGATCGAGTACGCCTCGAAGATTCCCGACCTGCTAGATGATCTGGTGGATGTGCAGGGGCAGGCCTTGAATCCAAATCAGGAGATGTCGGCACCAGGACTGTGGACGCGCCTGTTCGGTCGTGCGACTGATCAGGCTGAAGAGCCTGAGCAACAGCCTGCCCAGAGCAATGGCGAGATAGTTCAGGTGCCCGGCAATCTGGCGGGCGAAGAGCACAACTACTCGGCGATCGCCGCCAATATCGAAGGTATTTTGCTCAATCTGCTCAGCGAATTGCAGGTCGTTGATGCCCAGGTATCGCAAGCCGAGCGGCTGCGCGAGCAGGTCACGCGTGGCCTTAACTGGTATGAGCTGGCGGCGGTGCTGGACGAGCTCGGTCTGCTGATTCTCAGCGCCCAGAATGAGCGCCAGGCCGACTTTGAGCGCTATCTGCAGCAGCTCAACAAGCGTCTGGCGCAGTTTCAGGGCAATCTGGAAGCGGCCCATGACGCCTACAACAACACTTTGGAGGCTGGGCGGGCGCTGGAGGGGGCGATCCGCAATCAGGTCGAGGACCTGCACGACGATGTTCGCGACGCCTCCGACCTGGACGCGCTCAAGGCCAATGTCGAGGCCAAGCTCGATGCGCTGCTGAGCAATGTCGATCAGGCCCGTCACTTGCGTGAGCAGCATGAGCAGGAGGTGGCTGAACGCCTGCAGGTCATGGTCGAACGGATCAAGGTTATGGAGGTCGAAGCCCAGACTTTCCGCAAGCACCTCGAGGAGCAGCGCGAACGGGCGATGGTCGACAGCCTGACCGGGCTGCCCAACCGCGCCGGCCTGCAAAAACGCATGGAAGAAGAGTTCGACCGCTGGCAACGCTATGGTGGCCAGTTGCTGCTGGCAGTGCTGGATGTCGATCACTTCAAGAGCATCAACGACAACTTTGGCCACCTGGCCGGCGACAAGGTGTTGCGCCTGATTGCCCAGCAGTTGTCGCGGCGCCTGCGCAAGACCGATTTCATCGGCCGTTTCGGTGGTGAAGAGTTTGTCCTGCTGATGCCCGGCACCAGCAGCGCCCAGGGTCATGTGGTACTGGAAGAGCTGCGCTCCGGGATTGAGGCTTGCCCGTTCCACTTCAAGAGCGAACGGGTACCGATCACCATCTCCCTGGGCTATACCGAGTTCCGGGCCGATGACAGCCTGGATGAAGTGTTCGACCGGGCGGACCGGGCCATGTATCGGGCCAAGGATGACGGGCGCAACCGGTTGATCTGCGCCGACTGA
- a CDS encoding NAD(P)/FAD-dependent oxidoreductase, with protein sequence MANAPTHTPEHAPSYYAASTNMALSFPALTSEECADVCIVGGGFTGLNTAIELAQRGFSVVLLEACQVGWGASGRNGGQLIRGVGHDLEQFESIIGAEGVRELKLMGLEAVQIVRRRIEQFNIDCDLTWGYCDLANKPAHLEAFREDMAELRGLGYQAEMKIIEPDQMHSVVGSDVYVGGMTDMGSGHLHPLNLALGEARAAQSLGVRVYEQSAVTAIDYGPQVTVHTASGRVRAGQLVIGCNAYLRELQPQLSGKVLPAGSYVIATEPLSEEQARRLIPQNMALCDQRVALDYYRLSRDRRLLFGGACHYSGRDPQDIAAYMRPKMLRVFPQLADVKIDYQWGGMIGIGANRLPQIGKLPGQANVFFAQAYSGHGVNATHLAAQLLTEAISGQASRGFELFSQVPHMTFPGGKQFRSQLLALGMLWHRIKEVF encoded by the coding sequence ATGGCCAACGCTCCGACCCATACGCCTGAACACGCCCCGTCCTATTACGCCGCCAGCACCAACATGGCGTTGAGCTTTCCGGCGCTGACCAGCGAGGAGTGCGCCGATGTGTGCATTGTTGGCGGCGGTTTCACCGGTCTGAATACCGCCATCGAGCTGGCCCAGCGCGGTTTTTCGGTGGTGTTGCTGGAAGCCTGTCAGGTCGGCTGGGGTGCCAGCGGCCGCAACGGCGGCCAGTTGATCCGCGGGGTTGGTCATGATCTCGAACAGTTCGAGTCGATCATCGGTGCCGAGGGCGTGCGCGAACTCAAGCTGATGGGTCTGGAGGCGGTACAGATCGTGCGCCGGCGCATCGAGCAGTTCAATATCGACTGCGATCTGACCTGGGGTTATTGCGATCTGGCCAACAAACCCGCGCATCTGGAAGCCTTCCGGGAAGACATGGCCGAACTGCGCGGACTCGGTTACCAGGCCGAGATGAAGATCATTGAGCCGGACCAGATGCACAGCGTGGTCGGCTCGGATGTCTACGTCGGTGGCATGACCGACATGGGCTCGGGTCATCTGCATCCACTCAATCTCGCCCTGGGCGAGGCCCGGGCCGCGCAGTCGCTGGGTGTGCGGGTGTATGAACAGTCGGCGGTCACTGCTATCGACTATGGCCCGCAGGTCACGGTCCACACCGCCAGCGGCAGGGTTCGGGCCGGGCAACTGGTGATCGGCTGCAACGCCTATCTGCGCGAACTGCAGCCGCAGCTCAGTGGCAAGGTGTTGCCCGCCGGCAGTTACGTGATTGCCACCGAGCCCTTGAGCGAGGAGCAGGCCCGCCGCCTGATTCCGCAGAACATGGCGCTGTGCGACCAGCGCGTGGCGCTCGACTATTACCGGCTCTCCAGGGACCGACGGTTGCTGTTCGGCGGTGCCTGTCATTACTCCGGGCGCGACCCACAGGACATCGCCGCCTACATGCGCCCGAAGATGCTCCGGGTCTTCCCGCAACTGGCTGACGTGAAAATCGACTATCAGTGGGGCGGGATGATCGGTATCGGTGCCAACCGCCTGCCGCAGATCGGCAAGCTGCCTGGCCAGGCCAATGTCTTCTTCGCCCAGGCCTACTCCGGGCATGGGGTCAACGCCACCCACCTGGCCGCGCAACTGCTGACCGAGGCGATCAGCGGCCAGGCCAGCCGGGGCTTCGAGCTGTTCAGCCAGGTCCCGCACATGACCTTCCCCGGCGGCAAGCAGTTCCGCTCCCAGTTGCTGGCGCTGGGGATGCTATGGCATCGGATCAAGGAAGTGTTCTAG
- a CDS encoding ribonuclease J, translating to MPTARFDQIHNQEGPLFVALGGAGMFGANFYLYGSAGQWIAIDCGFALEPGAAGRNRVSVPSLAALERHDIQLSALLITHAHEDHIGAIPHLWPALNCPIYASPFAARLIRNKLDPNREWPSLKIIEPLQPVGIGAFQAEWIPVTHSIPESHAIVLEVAGKRLYHSGDWKLDPQPVVGGLTAQGRLQALGKAGIDVVIGDSTNASVAGSSRSEAEVQNGLLDTIRPLRQRVIVTCFASNIARLHSLAEIAFDTGRYAGLLGRSLVTLHAAGRAHNYLNGQPGFIGPWELGFLPRQQQLWVCTGSQGEPAAALGRLAAGNHPQLNLEPGDAVLFSSRLIPGNEVALAAIKQGLKEQGVEVIDDDMAPIHASGHPPQEDLRQLYGWLRPRWLLPVHGERYHQQAHQSFARSLGIGGLLPANGDLIDLGGQPGKIAELPHGLVEVRD from the coding sequence ATGCCCACCGCCCGTTTCGATCAGATTCACAATCAGGAAGGCCCGCTGTTCGTGGCCTTGGGCGGCGCGGGGATGTTCGGGGCCAACTTCTACTTGTACGGCAGCGCCGGGCAGTGGATCGCCATCGACTGTGGCTTTGCCCTGGAGCCGGGCGCGGCCGGGCGCAACCGGGTGTCGGTTCCGAGTCTGGCGGCGTTGGAGCGGCACGACATCCAGCTCTCGGCACTGTTGATCACCCACGCCCATGAAGACCATATCGGCGCCATCCCGCATCTGTGGCCGGCGCTCAACTGCCCGATCTACGCTAGCCCGTTCGCTGCCCGGCTGATCCGCAACAAGCTCGACCCCAACCGCGAGTGGCCGAGCCTGAAGATTATCGAGCCGCTGCAGCCGGTCGGCATTGGGGCGTTTCAGGCCGAGTGGATTCCGGTCACACACTCGATCCCCGAATCCCACGCCATCGTCCTTGAGGTGGCCGGCAAGCGGCTGTACCACAGTGGCGACTGGAAACTCGATCCGCAGCCAGTGGTGGGTGGTCTGACCGCCCAGGGCCGGCTGCAGGCGCTGGGCAAGGCCGGGATTGACGTGGTGATCGGCGATTCGACCAATGCCTCGGTGGCTGGCAGCAGCCGCTCCGAAGCCGAGGTGCAGAACGGTCTGCTCGACACCATCCGGCCGTTGCGCCAGCGGGTGATTGTCACCTGCTTCGCCAGCAATATCGCCCGCCTGCACAGCCTGGCCGAGATCGCCTTCGATACTGGCCGCTACGCTGGCCTGCTCGGTCGTAGTCTGGTGACCTTGCACGCGGCTGGCCGGGCGCATAACTACCTGAACGGCCAGCCTGGGTTTATCGGCCCCTGGGAGCTGGGGTTTTTGCCGCGTCAGCAGCAGCTCTGGGTGTGTACCGGTAGTCAGGGCGAGCCGGCGGCGGCCCTGGGCCGGCTGGCGGCCGGCAATCATCCGCAGTTGAACCTGGAACCGGGCGATGCAGTGCTGTTTTCCTCGCGCTTGATTCCCGGCAACGAAGTGGCGCTGGCGGCGATCAAGCAGGGGCTCAAGGAGCAGGGGGTAGAGGTGATCGATGACGACATGGCGCCGATCCACGCTTCCGGCCATCCGCCGCAGGAAGACCTGCGGCAGCTCTACGGCTGGCTCAGGCCGCGCTGGCTGCTGCCGGTGCATGGCGAGCGTTACCACCAGCAGGCGCACCAGAGTTTTGCTCGCAGCCTGGGCATCGGCGGCCTACTGCCGGCCAATGGCGACTTGATCGACCTGGGCGGCCAGCCGGGCAAGATTGCCGAACTGCCGCACGGGCTGGTTGAAGTGCGCGATTGA
- a CDS encoding thiol:disulfide interchange protein DsbA/DsbL — MRVWLSVFAVWLLGALTLAHAQEEAPYKAGVHYVVLPTPAPTQEPDKIEVVELFWYGCGHCYTFEPIIQDWKKQLPEDVHFRPVPAMFGGTWNTHGQLFYTLESLNKLDETHSAVFQAIHNQGNRLADEGAMIKLLEPYGISSDTFKRAWSSFGVRSKMDQASRLARSYRATGVPVLVVNGKYRIEGGMVGGFDEMLKVAEFLVDQERQAL; from the coding sequence ATGCGTGTCTGGTTATCTGTTTTCGCGGTCTGGCTATTGGGTGCCCTGACTCTGGCACATGCCCAGGAAGAGGCCCCGTACAAGGCTGGTGTTCACTATGTAGTGCTGCCCACGCCGGCGCCGACTCAGGAGCCTGACAAGATCGAAGTGGTCGAGTTGTTCTGGTATGGCTGTGGTCACTGCTACACCTTTGAACCGATCATTCAGGACTGGAAGAAGCAACTTCCTGAGGATGTGCATTTCCGCCCGGTTCCGGCCATGTTTGGTGGAACCTGGAACACCCATGGTCAATTGTTCTATACCCTGGAAAGCCTCAACAAGCTGGATGAAACCCACTCCGCAGTGTTCCAGGCCATCCACAACCAGGGTAACCGCCTGGCCGATGAAGGGGCCATGATCAAGCTGCTCGAGCCCTATGGCATTAGCAGCGACACCTTCAAGCGGGCCTGGAGTTCCTTCGGTGTGCGCAGCAAGATGGATCAGGCTTCGCGTCTGGCGCGCAGCTACCGTGCGACTGGTGTGCCGGTCCTGGTGGTCAACGGCAAGTACCGGATCGAAGGCGGTATGGTTGGTGGTTTCGATGAAATGCTCAAGGTCGCCGAGTTCCTGGTCGATCAGGAACGTCAGGCGCTCTGA
- a CDS encoding N-acetylmuramoyl-L-alanine amidase yields MRRGALSLILLLAVLAGCAGSPQIDTRYSALSQDSRVQYVILHYTSSGFERSLRNLATGGVSSHYLIDENPPTIYRLVDEDRRAWHAGESSWQGRTWLNASSIGIELVNQGYREENGQRHWQPWEPAQIEALIPLLRDILQRHGLGPERVIGHSDVAPQRKVDPGPLFPWRQLAEAGVAIWPDAAQVAEVQAQLAGRTPSLGWFQQALAEVGYAVPDDGLWSRVTRNVLAAFQMRFRPADHRGLPDIETAALLAALAPEARAALDAPLQIWLAEPISEQTLMVEP; encoded by the coding sequence ATGCGGCGTGGCGCGTTGAGTCTGATTCTTCTGTTGGCGGTGCTGGCCGGCTGCGCCGGATCACCGCAGATCGACACCCGCTACAGCGCCCTGAGCCAGGACAGCCGGGTTCAGTACGTGATCCTGCACTACACCTCATCCGGTTTTGAGCGCTCGCTGCGCAACCTGGCCACTGGCGGCGTCAGTAGCCATTACCTGATCGATGAAAACCCGCCGACCATCTATCGTCTGGTCGATGAGGACCGCCGGGCCTGGCATGCCGGCGAGAGCAGTTGGCAGGGGCGGACCTGGCTCAACGCCAGCTCAATCGGTATCGAATTGGTGAACCAGGGCTACCGCGAGGAGAACGGCCAGCGGCATTGGCAGCCGTGGGAGCCGGCCCAGATTGAGGCGTTGATCCCGTTGCTGCGTGACATCCTCCAACGCCACGGCCTGGGCCCTGAGCGGGTCATCGGCCATAGCGATGTCGCGCCGCAGCGCAAGGTTGATCCCGGCCCGCTGTTTCCCTGGCGGCAACTGGCCGAGGCTGGGGTGGCGATCTGGCCTGATGCGGCCCAGGTGGCCGAGGTGCAGGCCCAACTGGCCGGACGAACCCCTTCGCTTGGCTGGTTCCAGCAGGCGTTGGCCGAAGTCGGTTATGCCGTGCCGGATGATGGCCTGTGGAGCCGGGTGACTCGCAACGTGCTGGCTGCCTTCCAGATGCGCTTCCGCCCGGCCGATCACCGAGGGCTACCCGACATCGAAACCGCCGCGCTGCTTGCCGCCCTGGCACCCGAGGCGCGTGCTGCGCTGGATGCCCCGCTACAGATCTGGCTGGCCGAGCCGATCAGCGAGCAGACCTTGATGGTTGAGCCGTAA